TTATCCGATAGAGAAGTTGTCGGTGTATGTATCGGATGATGGAGGTTCCAAGTTCACCCTCTTTGCTTTCATGGAGGCTGCTAGGTTTGCCGCCCACTGGCTGCCTTATTGCAGGAAGAACAAGGTTGTGGAGAGGTGTCCAAAGGCACATTTTGGATCCTCCAACCCCTCCAGGTTCCCAGAGACCGATCAGATTAAGGTAAATTTCTTCCACAACTATGTCATGGGCTGACAAGCATAGGTAAACAGAAAATGGGACCATATGAAATTTTTAGCATTTCACGTTTGACCTACcattcaaaactaaaattaattaactaccaccttacaaaaattaataaaaatatacatatagtAATATTTGTGGAGAAAAGAACCGATTGAAAAGCTAACCAAAATGATTTGTCAATTATGTATGCAGACGATGTATGAGAGCATGAGAGTGAGGGTGGAGAATGTGATAAAGAGAGGGAGCATCAGCCATGATTATATCACCAAGCAAGGAGAAAGTGAAGCTCTCAGCAGATGGACAGATGGATTCACTCCTCAGAACCATCCTCCAGTAGTTCAGGTCCAtcttcatggaacttctcatcgGTCACGTGTAGTTGTTAGAGAGTGTCCCCTCCCATTTACATCACGCCAATTTATAAATGGGCCCAAGCCGTAAAGGATTTTTCAAAACCCGCTCTCTTGTCTTTCAAAGAGatcatttcaatttaaatatgtaaattatattgttaaaaaataaataaaatataacttcaaaatttatttgaaattgtctcttcagacaacaattttcaatttgattccttaaaaataccataaatttgaaaatgatttcaaaattttcatattttaatcaatattcttttaaatatctttaatgaaaattaatcCCCTATATTTAGTAGAATCTACattgatctctatacattttcAGCAGCAAATGTAACGAAATGCATTCCTACAAGCCCTGAAAACAGGTACTATTAGAATATGGCAAAGACAACGATGCCACTGGCCATGGGATGCCAAACCTTGTGTACATCTCCAGAGAGAAAAACACAGATTCTCCCCACAATTTCAAGGCTGGTGCCCTTAACGTCCTGGTAAGATTTAGAGCTCATGTTTCAATACAAATCCACATCAATTTTTGTCACCCCCACtgtctatttttttccctttaatcaACCTGAATCGCCTATCATCATGcttatgccaattttgtttaaattttgaaGCTCCGAGTATCAGCCATCATGACAAATGCACCAGTGATCCTAACCCTGGATAGCGACATGTACTCCAACGATCCACAAACGCCTCTGCGGGCGCTGTGCTACCTTTTAGATCCTTCCATGGATCCAAAACTAGGGTACATTCAGTTTCCTCAGGTTTTCCATGGGATCAACAAGAATGatatctatggtggtgaaatgaGGCATTCGTTTGAAGTTCATATGCCTGGAATGGATGGGCTAGCCGGCCCCTTTCATGCAGGTTCTGGAGGTTTTTTCCGGCGAAGAGTCTTCTATGGTTGCCCATCTGAAACCCCAGAAATGAACCAGGGTCGGCAGGTTAGCCATTCAATCAAGTCCAGAGAGGTTTTGGCAATGGCACACCATGTCGCAGGCTGCAAGTATGAGAACCAAACCAAATGGGGCAGAAAGGTAGGCTTAGTTACTTGTACTAATTTGCATTTTCGtgaggaaaacaaacaaaaccctTGTAGGAACACCAGTTTTTGAGCACAAATTtggattcattttttgttttctacaaTTTGCAGATGGGCTTTAGGTATGGCACTTTGGTTGAGGACTTGTACACAAGCTGTCTGATGCAATGTGAAGGATGGAAGTCCATTTATTGTAATCCTAAAAGGCCTGCATTTCTAGGGGAGTCACCCATCAACCTCCATGATTTTCTGAATCAAACCATGAGATGGTCAGTTGGCCTTCTTGAAGTTGCCTTCTCCAGATATAGCCCAATCACCTTTGGAGTCCGATCAATAAGCCTCCTTTCAGGGCTATGTTTTGCTCATTATACCTTCTGGGCCATTTGGGGGATTCCGTTCACCATCTATGCCTTTCTCCCCCAGCTAGCTCTGCTCAATTCTGCCTCAATATTCCCAAAGGTATGCCCATCTATGCATCCATTAGCATTATAATATTGAGTCGATTTCAACTAAGAAAACTCAACATGGTTTTACAGATATCAGATCCTTGGTTTTTGTTATATGTGGTTCTTTTCCTTGGAGCCTATGGACAAGACTATCTTGAGTTTCTATTATCCGGCAGGCCGACACAGAGGTGGTGGAACCACCAGAGGGCGTGGATTATGAGGGGACTATCGAGTTTCACGTTCGGGTTGGTTGAGTACTTGCTGAAGTATGTTGGCATTTCCACATTTGGGTTTAATGTGACGAGCAAGGTGGTTGAAGAAGAACAAAGCAAGCGATACCAGAAGGGGATCTTCGAGTTTGGAGTCCCATCCCCGATTTTCTTGCCGCTAACCACAGCAGCTATAATCAACTTGGTCGCATTCCTATCCGGCTTCGCAAAAGCCTGCAGGCAAAGAAGCCTAGAAGATGTGTTTCTTCAAATGTTCTTGGCTGGTTTTGCAGTGGTGAACTGCTGGCCAGTATATGAAGCCATGGCCTGGAGGAGAGACCAAGGGAAATTGCCTCTGAAAATCACTGTGATTTCTGTAGTTCTAGCATGGGCTCTCTACTCAGCATCCTCTATGGCATTTTGACTTGTCTCTATAGAATTGTTTTCGAGTTCTAGTCTGTACTGTTTACGTTACCTTGTACTCCCTGATGATATTAATAAACTAGCAATCAATCTCTAAACTACTCCACTCAACTTCCCTCAGATTTCTGAGTGTGTTTCAATGTGAAGAACAATTGATTCTTGGTCCCGATAACCCATTTCACTGTCCATGCAAGTGGGCAACTCAGACGATCTGCCAGGCTCTCTTAAACTCGAGCTAGAAGATCCGTCTGTTGGTACCATCTGCTGTCCACTGGAAGAATCAGAGATATCCAACCTAACACCAAtgttttcttcttgttgctgTGAAGAGACATTTTGTCTGTGCTGGTTGGAGTTCTGGTTATCGGGATGCTCGGATCTAACAGGGGACACTGGATTGCCTGCTTTGGTATTGGGGAAGACAGAGCAGCGACAGAGTGGACAAGTAGAGTTTGTACGAAGCCAGTGGTATATGCAGTCGGCATGAAACACATGTTTGCACGACGGAACCTGGTGTAACtcctctttgatttcaaattctccCAGGCAAACACAACATCTGTGAAATTTTCAGAAGTTCCATTAATTAGATTCAGTTCAAGTCATGCTGCAATAGGcaaacttgataaaaaaaatttctaatggAATAATATGTGAAGTGATAAACAATCATCTGGCTATCTAAAAGTGGAGCCAAATAATTATCGGATCATCACAATCTTTTGCTGGGAAACTGGTATAAGCACAATGATTTCTACCTCTGTTAAGTTCTAATTATCTTTCATAGGAGGGCACCGATGGTTGATTGAGTATTAATAAACACATTTCTTCTTCTAGTGATTATAATGTTTGGTTCAACTTCATCATCAACAAAACCAATAATTAAGGGATTTCACACTGAGGTTGTATATTGATGCTTGTCCTACTTTTAACATTGGGAGGTCAATATTTAAAAGGGGATTTaaacctttcttttcttttttctgggCAAAATCTAAAGATGTCATTCATGTCATACTTCTTGTTTCTAATGGTCATGGTTTGGACCAGTGCTCTTCAGAAAATAGTGGATGTCATTGGAGATTCGAACTCAAAttcaggggaaaaaaaaaatggaacttgtACCTGGCTCTGGGCAAAGTGTGGTATAGAGTGCAGGCCAGGATCCAAGAACAACTTTGCATGCCTTCTTGGGTTTTTAAGGAAGAAATATGTCCacaaaaaatgttgaaaaggTGTGTATACTTAGAGTAACCGTTGTTATTGGCAACCTCAGAGTTCACTTTTTGGCGTGCTTACCAAGTTGTGGGCGGAATACTAGCACTACAGCTTTGCAAAAATCCCGTAATGAGAATGTGAAATACGAAAACTTACAGTGAGTCCCTTGCCTTCAATTCGTCATCAAACAAGATTGTTGGAAGCTTGCCTTTGAGCTCTCCCTTCAAACCGATCTCACATGACTACAGAAACATCAGAATATAAAGATTGATATTCCACAAATTCATatcaaattacaaaaaaaaagctGCACAAACATGAGAGCGAGAGAAGGAGATAGAGGACTTACTGGGGAGAGAAATGAAGCTGCTTGATTCATACTGCTTGGAAGTATTGGTGCAGTAGATGAGGAAGTGGAAGCCCTCCTCTTGAGGTAGAACAAGTAAAACAGCAGAAACAGAATAATGGAGAAGAGAATTGGGATTGAAAATATGAAGGCCTGGTAAAGCTTAAGTTGAAGTGCTTCAGGATAGAGATGAGTAGGAGTCGGAGTTTGAGGAAGACCCATCTGTATCTAAGCTTCTAAAAAACCAGAGAGATTAATGCTTGATGAGATTTGCAGAGATGAGAGAAGTACAAAGGCCTATTTGGGAGTATTTATGGAGAGAGAGTTATGATGGGGTTTATCACTGGGATTGAAAGAGAGATGGTGCAGAAGGATATTTTTGTGATACAGTGAAAGGCCTATTAATAGTGTTGCTTTGGTTATAAAATAGAGGGAGAAAGATCTTGTGTATGAGGATTTGTATTGGATTTGGAAAAGGACACTAAACAATACAACTTTGTTCTATAAAATAGAAGCCATCAAATAGCTTTTGAGAACACGAATACATGGTCATatatattctctcttttttccatGATGGGACAAACACATGCCTCTCCACTGAAAATATGGGCCCC
This DNA window, taken from Vitis vinifera cultivar Pinot Noir 40024 chromosome 2, ASM3070453v1, encodes the following:
- the LOC100261528 gene encoding cellulose synthase-like protein G3; protein product: MAGSQRPPLHTQLLMPRAGINRAFALLYSCAILALLYHHFIDLLQSTSMVPIFLLLADSILAFMWVTAQAFRMYPTHRQVFIEHLEHYVKESDYPGLDVFICTADPYKEPPMGVVNTALSVMAYDYPIEKLSVYVSDDGGSKFTLFAFMEAARFAAHWLPYCRKNKVVERCPKAHFGSSNPSRFPETDQIKTMYESMRVRVENVIKRGSISHDYITKQGESEALSRWTDGFTPQNHPPVVQVLLEYGKDNDATGHGMPNLVYISREKNTDSPHNFKAGALNVLLRVSAIMTNAPVILTLDSDMYSNDPQTPLRALCYLLDPSMDPKLGYIQFPQVFHGINKNDIYGGEMRHSFEVHMPGMDGLAGPFHAGSGGFFRRRVFYGCPSETPEMNQGRQVSHSIKSREVLAMAHHVAGCKYENQTKWGRKMGFRYGTLVEDLYTSCLMQCEGWKSIYCNPKRPAFLGESPINLHDFLNQTMRWSVGLLEVAFSRYSPITFGVRSISLLSGLCFAHYTFWAIWGIPFTIYAFLPQLALLNSASIFPKISDPWFLLYVVLFLGAYGQDYLEFLLSGRPTQRWWNHQRAWIMRGLSSFTFGLVEYLLKYVGISTFGFNVTSKVVEEEQSKRYQKGIFEFGVPSPIFLPLTTAAIINLVAFLSGFAKACRQRSLEDVFLQMFLAGFAVVNCWPVYEAMAWRRDQGKLPLKITVISVVLAWALYSASSMAF
- the LOC100266728 gene encoding probable E3 ubiquitin-protein ligase RHA4A, giving the protein MGLPQTPTPTHLYPEALQLKLYQAFIFSIPILFSIILFLLFYLFYLKRRASTSSSTAPILPSSMNQAASFLSPSCEIGLKGELKGKLPTILFDDELKARDSLCCVCLGEFEIKEELHQVPSCKHVFHADCIYHWLRTNSTCPLCRCSVFPNTKAGNPVSPVRSEHPDNQNSNQHRQNVSSQQQEENIGVRLDISDSSSGQQMVPTDGSSSSSLREPGRSSELPTCMDSEMGYRDQESIVLHIETHSEI